The segment GAAAAATAAGTGAATGTTCCAACCCTCTTGAATACAATGATGAGTTAAGGATCGTGCTTTTGTTAGTTGGTGGATCGGCCGTACGTGTTTAGTGAGGGTACTATTTAAACTTACTTTAAATAGCAAAATAGGAAAAGCTAcgaaaaactgaaaagtaaaaaaaaaaaaaaaaaaaaaaaaaaagaaaaaaaaaaaaaggagaaactATGATTGCCAGTATTCGTAAGAACAAAGATGGAAGAGAAAGAGGAcgaaatatcaagaaagaaaagaagggaaGAAGGTGTTCAAGTAATCATATGCTTAACTGCCTGCATAAGGGCCTTCCTCAATTATTCACCTCATCGTATTCGTTTTAACCCGTTACGTAACTGCCTTGACCAAGAAGCgtaatgaaaattttgagcGGAGGCCGaaacgatttttttttttttgctttagTCCAGATAATAACCTTTTATAATCTTCTTATTAGGGGGGGAGACCGGCCTACCCTCTCAGAAGCTCCCGCATGCCCGAATAAAAGCCAAGACCGAAAGCAATCGCGCAGGATAATTTTCCGGTTTGCTCTCACTACAGCTTTGGCGTAGATGCAGATCTGGTGCTGAAAGAGAGGGGGAGGGCCGGAACGAAAGAGTCAGGGGAGAGAAAGGCCCGGGCGTCGGAGAACAGAACCACTTTTGCCACATCTTAATTTTTAGCTATTTGTTTCTCCGGGCTTGTATGGcacattgaaaaaatcctGCTGTTTTCCATTATCTGGTCATCATTCACCAATGTAGAGAGCCTAGCCCTTGAGAAATAAGATAAGGCCTTTGGTTAGCGTATTCGAAATTGAGCGCTGTGAAATGAAAAGCGCTTGTTTGACATCTTTACGTTGCTGCCTATCTACTACCATTTGCATCTTGATCTATGTCTTGTTTAAGGAAACTTCGGATAATTATTCTTCAAGGAGCAGATGCtggaaaaatgaaatcaaagaaaaaatataatgaaactCAACCATCCTCGAAAgtctttccttcttttttcacgTGCTGCGCTGAGGTAAGCAGCAGTACATGGCAGGAAGAAAATCGGAGAGTTGTGGCCGCGACATCTGACAAACAATCCTCAGGCAAATGTAGGACTGTACATGAAAGGCTGCGTCAGTCAATGTCATGAAAGGCCGGCCCGCATGAATTAGAAGTAgaccagaaaaaaaaaatgaaaattccTTGTCTGGCAACACGCATGAAGATGCACTGCGTCATCTTAAATGACATCACGATGATAAACCTTTCGCTGATGACGCTTAGGATTTGGCTAAGGGGCCTGCTATCGTACTAGCTCAAATTCTTGCGGTTCTACATGCTCAGGTAATTCGAGTAAAACGATGGACGTCGCTATACTAGAACCgacataaaaaaaataaggcAAAGTCCTTTTCATACAATGGCTTTTATTTATGGTACGCGTGAAGATAGTTGCGGCAGCACTAACATAATTGTCTTGTAGAACTGTAACATTGCGTACGTAACTGTAACGGGATTACGTTATTTTAATGTCACTGATAAATTCTCTTGATTTTGTTACTTTTCAttgcttcttttgaatCTAATCCCTCACGGTTTTAACAAGACTGTTTTTTAGTAACATCCAtacattttcaaaaataatgttCTTGCCacaatgtttttttttacgggaaaaaatttcctaaTTCTTAGAAGGGACGCCGCGAGCCATTTGCAATGAGCAGTGggaaattttccaaatcaatGCTGCTCTTTGAAATACAAACAGCATTTTTGCATACATTTTAAGAATGTTTTAGTTTATAGATGTTTTCATATTAGTTTTTGAGTgttgaaaaactgaaaataaaaCCAGCAAACAAACTACAAATATGGTCGCTTTAATCtccaagaaaagaaagctaGTCGCTGACGGTGTCTTCTACGCTGAATTGAACGAATTCTTCACCAGAGAATTAGCTGAAGAAGGTTACTCCGGTGTTGAAGTCCGTGTCACTCCAACCAAGACCGAAGTCATCATTAGAGCTACCAGAACTCAAGACGTTTTGGGTGAAAATGGTAGAAGAATCAACGAATTAACTCTATTGGTTCAAAAGAGATTCAAGTACGCTCCAGGTACTATTGTCTTATATGCTGAAAGAGTTCAAGACCGTGGTTTGTCTGCTGTCGCTCAAGCTGAATCTATGAAGTTCAAATTGTTGAACGGTTTGGCTATCAGAAGAGCTGCTTACGGTGTCGTCAGATACGTTATGGAATCCGGCGCTAAGGGTTGTGAAGTTGTCGTTTCTGGTAAATTAAGAGCTGCCAGAGCTAAGGCTATGAAATTTGCTGACGGTTTCTTGATTCACTCCGGTCAACCAGTCAACGACTTCATTGACACTGCTACTAGACACGTCTTGATGAGACAAGGTGTTTTGGGTATCAAGGTCAAGATTATGAGAGACCCAGCTAAGAGCAGAACTGGTCCAAAGGCTTTGCCAGATGCTGTCACCATCATTGAaccaaaggaagaagaaccaATTCTTGCTCCATCCGTCAAGGACTACAGACCAGCTGAAGAAACCGAAGCTCAAGCTGAACCAGTTGAAGCTTAGATTTAATTATTACATAAATAAACTATAAGTACAATAATTCTTTCTATTCTAGTTCATTGAATTGTTCCGg is part of the Saccharomyces paradoxus chromosome XIV, complete sequence genome and harbors:
- the RPS3 gene encoding 40S ribosomal protein uS3 (Protein component of the small (40S) ribosomal subunit~similar to YNL178W); translated protein: MVALISKKRKLVADGVFYAELNEFFTRELAEEGYSGVEVRVTPTKTEVIIRATRTQDVLGENGRRINELTLLVQKRFKYAPGTIVLYAERVQDRGLSAVAQAESMKFKLLNGLAIRRAAYGVVRYVMESGAKGCEVVVSGKLRAARAKAMKFADGFLIHSGQPVNDFIDTATRHVLMRQGVLGIKVKIMRDPAKSRTGPKALPDAVTIIEPKEEEPILAPSVKDYRPAEETEAQAEPVEA